The Streptomyces sp. NBC_01775 genome includes a region encoding these proteins:
- a CDS encoding ArsR/SmtB family transcription factor has translation MAEYETLPSREALLIDEVLVALGHPVRLRVVRTLADGRELSCQEILPDMTKSSASHHWKVLRESGVIHQRREGRYLRTMLRREDLDARFPGLLDAVVQG, from the coding sequence ATGGCCGAGTACGAGACCCTGCCGAGCCGGGAAGCGCTGCTCATAGACGAGGTGCTGGTCGCCCTGGGGCATCCTGTGCGGCTGCGGGTGGTGCGCACGCTCGCCGACGGCCGGGAGTTGTCGTGTCAGGAGATCCTTCCGGACATGACCAAGAGCAGCGCCAGTCACCACTGGAAGGTGCTGCGGGAAAGCGGCGTCATCCACCAGCGCCGCGAAGGCCGCTACCTGCGGACGATGCTGCGCCGCGAGGACCTGGACGCGCGTTTCCCCGGGTTGCTCGACGCCGTCGTCCAAGGCTGA
- a CDS encoding NPP1 family protein translates to MVLAGAVALVVGLPGTALAAPPPALPGNATELERTFQPAYDYDTDGCYATPAIGPDGTIAEGLKLGGDVNGNCRDLSDLENTNGYARTKCNNDWCAVAYASYFEKDQAALGGGSAGHRHDWEHVVVWVHNNQAEYVSTSAHGGFTVHKRADLPFDGSHPKVVYHKDGISTHCFRAANANDEPPENHKGTWQYPTLVGWDGYPAGLRDKLTQADFGSATLGIKDDTFNSHLEKAKPSEIPFDPNA, encoded by the coding sequence GTGGTGCTCGCCGGTGCCGTGGCGCTGGTCGTCGGCCTGCCGGGCACCGCGCTGGCCGCCCCTCCCCCGGCGCTGCCCGGCAACGCCACCGAACTGGAGCGCACGTTCCAGCCCGCGTACGACTACGACACCGACGGCTGCTACGCCACCCCCGCGATCGGCCCCGACGGCACGATCGCGGAGGGCCTCAAGCTCGGCGGGGACGTCAACGGCAACTGCCGGGACCTGTCGGACCTGGAGAACACCAACGGCTACGCCCGCACGAAGTGCAACAACGACTGGTGCGCCGTGGCGTACGCCTCCTACTTCGAGAAGGACCAGGCCGCGCTCGGCGGCGGCAGCGCCGGGCACCGTCACGACTGGGAGCACGTCGTGGTGTGGGTGCACAACAACCAGGCGGAGTACGTCTCGACGTCCGCACACGGCGGCTTCACCGTCCACAAGCGCGCCGACCTGCCCTTCGACGGCTCCCACCCCAAGGTCGTCTACCACAAGGACGGCATCAGCACCCACTGCTTCCGGGCCGCCAACGCCAACGACGAGCCCCCGGAGAACCACAAGGGCACCTGGCAGTACCCCACCCTGGTCGGCTGGGACGGCTATCCCGCCGGCCTCCGCGACAAGCTGACCCAGGCCGACTTCGGCAGCGCGACCCTCGGCATCAAGGACGACACGTTCAACAGCCACCTGGAGAAGGCCAAGCCGTCCGAGATCCCCTTCGACCCGAACGCGTGA